A region of Salmo salar chromosome ssa17, Ssal_v3.1, whole genome shotgun sequence DNA encodes the following proteins:
- the lum gene encoding lumican isoform X1 has protein sequence MDSCHFLKGSCSVVPSTVMFPLRVPIFAVLVSLTVGQYDDYDYQPASQYGPSSANCAQECECPINFPTAMYCDSRNLKFVPIVPSGIKYLYLQNNLIEEIKAGVFDNVTAELRWLVLDHNQITNEKVAKGTIDKLTGLHKILFSFNKLTEAVIPPSKSLDELKMMNNQLSKFPAGSLAGMQNLTSVHLQNNELTSKALNGVFKGLNKLVAIDLTNNKLKKLPSGMPSSLETFYGDHNDISSIAAGDLKELPKLAYLRLAYNQMTDAGIPAGVFNVTSLIELDLSYNKLQSIPEINEQLEHLYLQVNEINKFNLENICKFSGPLNYSRLKHLRLDGNNLTHADLPHDSSNCLRQASDIIFD, from the exons ATGGACTCTTGTCATTTCCTGAAGGGTTCCTGCTCGGTTGTCCCTAG TACAGTTATGTTTCCCCTCCGTGTCCCCATCTTTGCCGTGCTGGTCAGCCTGACCGTGGGTCAGTACGATGACTACGACTACCAGCCGGCCTCCCAGTACGGCCCGTCCAGCGCCAACTGTGCCCAGGAATGCGAGTGCCCCATCAACTTCCCCACTGCCATGTACTGTGACTCCCGCAACCTTAAGTTTGTGCCCATTGTGCCCTCAGGCATCAAGTACCTGTACCTGCAGAACAACCTGATCGAGGAGATCaaggctggggtctttgacaacgTCACGGCTGAACTCCGTTGGCTGGTCCTGGACCATAACCAGATCACCAATGAGAAGGTGGCCAAGGGAACCATCGACAAGCTGACCGGACTTCATAAGATCTTGTTCAGCTTCAACAAACTGACGGAAGCTGTGATCCCTCCCTCCAAGTCATTGGACGAGCTGAAGATGATGAACAACCAGCTGTCCAAGTTCCCCGCAGGGAGTCTGGCCGGCATGCAGAACCTGACCTCGGTCCACCTCCAGAACAACGAGCTGACCTCTAAAGCTCTTAACGGGGTCTTCAAGGGCCTCAACAAGCTGGTGGCCATAGACTTGACCAACAACAAGCTGAAGAAGCTGCCCTCAGGCATGCCCAGTTCACTGGAGACTTTCTATGGCGATCACAATGACATCAGCAGCATCGCCGCCGGGGACCTCAAAGAGCTGCCCAAGCTGGCGTACCTGAGGTTGGCCTACAATCAGATGACGGACGCAGGGATTCCGGCGGGCGTGTTCAACGTGACGAGCCTGATCGAGCTAGATCTGTCCTACAACAAGCTGCAGTCCATCCCTGAGATCAACGAACAGCTGGAGCATCTCTATCTGCAGGTCAACGAAATCAACA AGTTCAACCTGGAAAATATTTGCAAGTTCTCTGGCCCTCTGAACTACTCCAGACTGAAGCACCTGCGTCTGGATGGGAACAACCTCACACATGCCGACCTACCCCATGACTCCTCCAACTGCCTGCGCCAGGCCTCTGACATCATCTTCGACTAA
- the lum gene encoding lumican precursor, with product MFPLRVPIFAVLVSLTVGQYDDYDYQPASQYGPSSANCAQECECPINFPTAMYCDSRNLKFVPIVPSGIKYLYLQNNLIEEIKAGVFDNVTAELRWLVLDHNQITNEKVAKGTIDKLTGLHKILFSFNKLTEAVIPPSKSLDELKMMNNQLSKFPAGSLAGMQNLTSVHLQNNELTSKALNGVFKGLNKLVAIDLTNNKLKKLPSGMPSSLETFYGDHNDISSIAAGDLKELPKLAYLRLAYNQMTDAGIPAGVFNVTSLIELDLSYNKLQSIPEINEQLEHLYLQVNEINKFNLENICKFSGPLNYSRLKHLRLDGNNLTHADLPHDSSNCLRQASDIIFD from the exons ATGTTTCCCCTCCGTGTCCCCATCTTTGCCGTGCTGGTCAGCCTGACCGTGGGTCAGTACGATGACTACGACTACCAGCCGGCCTCCCAGTACGGCCCGTCCAGCGCCAACTGTGCCCAGGAATGCGAGTGCCCCATCAACTTCCCCACTGCCATGTACTGTGACTCCCGCAACCTTAAGTTTGTGCCCATTGTGCCCTCAGGCATCAAGTACCTGTACCTGCAGAACAACCTGATCGAGGAGATCaaggctggggtctttgacaacgTCACGGCTGAACTCCGTTGGCTGGTCCTGGACCATAACCAGATCACCAATGAGAAGGTGGCCAAGGGAACCATCGACAAGCTGACCGGACTTCATAAGATCTTGTTCAGCTTCAACAAACTGACGGAAGCTGTGATCCCTCCCTCCAAGTCATTGGACGAGCTGAAGATGATGAACAACCAGCTGTCCAAGTTCCCCGCAGGGAGTCTGGCCGGCATGCAGAACCTGACCTCGGTCCACCTCCAGAACAACGAGCTGACCTCTAAAGCTCTTAACGGGGTCTTCAAGGGCCTCAACAAGCTGGTGGCCATAGACTTGACCAACAACAAGCTGAAGAAGCTGCCCTCAGGCATGCCCAGTTCACTGGAGACTTTCTATGGCGATCACAATGACATCAGCAGCATCGCCGCCGGGGACCTCAAAGAGCTGCCCAAGCTGGCGTACCTGAGGTTGGCCTACAATCAGATGACGGACGCAGGGATTCCGGCGGGCGTGTTCAACGTGACGAGCCTGATCGAGCTAGATCTGTCCTACAACAAGCTGCAGTCCATCCCTGAGATCAACGAACAGCTGGAGCATCTCTATCTGCAGGTCAACGAAATCAACA AGTTCAACCTGGAAAATATTTGCAAGTTCTCTGGCCCTCTGAACTACTCCAGACTGAAGCACCTGCGTCTGGATGGGAACAACCTCACACATGCCGACCTACCCCATGACTCCTCCAACTGCCTGCGCCAGGCCTCTGACATCATCTTCGACTAA
- the LOC106576462 gene encoding keratocan: MALLLALSSVLLLVGPALAQSPDMSYEDYMAQLQACPKECRCPPSFPNAVYCDNKALKRIPTIPPHTWYLYLQNNLIDVLSTDAFRNATQLRWINLNRNRITSEGMEEGALAAMLRLVHLYMDDNLLSSVPANLPSSLEQLRLSRNRISKIPAGVFSGLDRLILLELQGNKLQDDAVTEVSLKGLSNLVQINLAKNQLTTMPLGLPITITQLFLDNNAIEKIPADYFKGLPKVAFLRLNRNKLGNGGLPKNVFNMSSILDLQLSHNQLTQVPMIPSGLEHLHLDHNQIKSVNGSDICPVSADALEGYATETAPKLRYLRLDGNEVKPPIPRDLMVCFRLLRSIVI; encoded by the exons ATGGCGCTTCTCCTGGCCCTTTCCTCCGTCCTCCTTCTGGTCGGTCCCGCTCTGGCCCAGAGCCCGGACATGTCCTACGAAGACTATATGGCCCAGTTACAGGCCTGTCCCAAAGAGTGCCGCTGCCCGCCCAGCTTCCCCAACGCCGTCTACTGCGACAACAAGGCTCTGAAGCGCATCCCCAccatccccccacacacctggtatcTGTACCTGCAGAACAACCTCATCGACGTACTGTCAACAGATGCTTTCCGCAACGCCACGCAGCTGCGCTGGATCAACCTCAACCGCAACCGCATCACCAGCGAGGGCATGGAGGAGGGTGCCCTGGCCGCCATGCTCCGCCTGGTCCACCTCTACATGGATGACAACCTGCTGAGCTCCGTCCCAGCCAACCTGCCCTCCAGCCTGGAGCAGCTGCGCCTCTCCCGCAACCGCATCTCCAAGATCCCCGCCGGGGTGTTCTCAGGTCTGGATCGGCTGATACTGCTGGAACTGCAGGGGAACAAGCTCCAGGATGATGCAGTGACCGAGGTGAGCCTGAAGGGCCTGAGCAACCTGGTCCAGATCAACCTAGCCAAGAACCAGCTTACCACCATGCCCCTGGGCCTCCCCATCACCATCACCCAGCTCTTCCTGGACAACAACGCCATTGAGAAGATCCCCGCTGACTACTTCAAGGGTCTACCCAAGGTGGCCTTCCTCAGGCTCAACCGCAACAAGCTGGGAAACGGCGGGCTGCCCAAGAATGTGTTCAACATGTCCAGCATCCTGGACCTGCAGTTGTCCCATAACCAGCTAACTCAGGTTCCTATGATCCCCTCAGGCCTGGAACACCTCCACCTGGACCACAACCAGATTAAGA GTGTGAATGGATCTGATATCTGCCCTGTGTCGGCTGATGCTCTGGAGGGCTATGCCACTGAGACCGCTCCTAAACTCCGCTACCTCCGTCTCGATGGCAATGAGGTCAAGCCACCAATACCCAGAGACCTTATGGTGTGCTTCCGTCTCCTCAGGTCCATCGTCATTTAA